The following proteins are encoded in a genomic region of Paenibacillus sp. FSL H3-0469:
- a CDS encoding GNAT family N-acetyltransferase: MIIDAQEYKNKGLRYMVRSAVPQDAPQLSALRLKVDGETENLDRVQGEGFIDPEGFRSLIAADTASSTNLFLVAEVQDRLAGFARCEGSPLRRLAHLAEFGVGVLQEFWGYGIGRSLLEQSISWAEAIGLEKLSLKVLEGNDKAIRLYESLGFEVEGVLRRDKLLADGQFYSTIVMGRLRGDRGGSVGRM, translated from the coding sequence ATGATTATAGATGCACAGGAATATAAAAACAAAGGACTCCGCTACATGGTGAGATCCGCCGTGCCGCAGGATGCCCCGCAGTTGTCCGCGCTGAGACTGAAGGTTGACGGCGAGACGGAGAATTTAGACCGGGTTCAGGGTGAAGGATTCATCGACCCGGAGGGATTCAGGTCGCTTATAGCGGCAGATACGGCCAGCAGCACGAACCTGTTCCTGGTTGCAGAGGTGCAGGACAGGCTGGCGGGCTTCGCCAGATGTGAAGGAAGTCCGCTGCGGAGGCTGGCTCATCTGGCCGAGTTCGGAGTCGGAGTGCTCCAGGAGTTCTGGGGATACGGCATCGGCCGGAGTCTGCTGGAGCAGTCTATCAGCTGGGCGGAAGCCATCGGTCTGGAGAAGCTGAGCTTGAAGGTTCTGGAGGGGAATGACAAGGCGATCCGGCTCTATGAGAGCCTGGGCTTCGAGGTCGAGGGTGTCTTGCGCAGAGACAAGCTGCTGGCAGACGGACAATTCTATTCCACTATTGTTATGGGCAGATTACGCGGGGATAGAGGGGGGAGCGTAGGCCGAATGTAA